The stretch of DNA GATCGTGGGAGATGACCTTGATGGAGGGTTTGGCAGGCAATAGCACTTTTCCTAAGATTTCTTGCGCGTGAGTAGTAACCAAGTCCTTGCCAGAGTTTGAGCACTTCTTCCTCTTTTGAATCTGCCAATGATTGAAGAGAGGGGAATTTCTCCAAAAAAGGGAAATAAAAGCGTTGAAGCACTACGCTAACTTGAGTTTGTTGCAACATCATCTCACTGATATATACCCCATAAGATCGCTCAATATGACGAGTGCGATCCAAAGGAGTGCTGACTTGACCTGTAAGATTTCTCCAAGGCAGATCAAGACGTCCATATTTAAAATACCACCCAAGAAGCTCTGCGTGGAAATTCTCAAGAAGAGTGGTGGTTTGAAAAAAGGGATTCAAGGTTTTTGTGCCACAAAAGAGATGATTTTAGCTTGTTGTCCTTCGCGTCGCGTAATGTAGGAGGTTTGATGATGTAAGATATGAAAGCCATCAAAGATCTCTTCTAGCTCACCGTGATTGAGGATTTTTTCATTAATGATGCAAGAAGAGTTCTCTCCATTTGGCTCTTTAATAAAGGTTTCACACAAAAAGATTCCCTGAGGTTTGAGCGATGCGATAATAGAATCAAATAATTGACGATTGAGGAAATAGAAGTTCAATACAACATCATAAGTATTGGGTTTGGGGCGGAAAAAGTCCAAATCAGCGCAAATGGTTGTGATCCCTTTGATTGCTTTGCTCATATTGAGTGCAACTTCGGAAATATCAACACTATCGCATAAAAATCCATTTTGTGCTAGGAACTTTGAATTTCTGCCATTGCCACAGGCGATATCTAGAGCTTTTTTTGAGGGTTTTTCTAAGAGCTTGGGCATAAAGAGTTCAAGCAGGGTGCTAGGTGTTTGGGGCATAGGGTTTTGAGTGTGTTTTTCGTTCCATTTAATTGCATCTTCTTGCATTAGGATTCCTTTGAGTCTTGTGGTTGTATGCGTAAATTTGGGGTGTAGAAAAGATATTTCTCACGCAATAAAAGTTCAACGATTTCCTTAAAAATTGGGGCAGCTGTTTTGCTTCCATAATATCCTTCCTCAACATTGGGATCAAAAATCACAACGCCAATCGTGTATGAATTTTTGGAATCATTGGCAAAGCCAAAGAAAGAGCTGTTGTAGCGCTTGGTGTATTGTCCATCAATAAAGATTCTTGCTGTTCCTGTTTTTCCACCCATATCTACATTCTCAACCATTGCTCTTCTACCTGTCCCATTTTTGATAATTTCTCTAAGGATTTCTTGGACTTTTTGGGCATTTTGAGCAGAGATGACCTGTGTAGAGGAGGGGGTTTTGATTTTGTAGCGATCGTGATCTTGGCTGACATAGGCTATGATTTGGGGAGTGATGAGATAGCCCCCATTGCTAAAGCTTGCATATGCTCTTAAAAGCTGGATAAAAGTCGCCCTAAAGCCATAGCCATAAGAAACACTTGCTTTATAGGAGCCTTTGAGCTTTTGAATCGTAGGAAGGACGCCTTTTGCTTCTTGGGGAAGATTGATTTGTGTTTGCTCTCCAAAGCCATAAAGTCGCATAGATTCCAAAAAATCTTTTGAGTTGAGATTTTGGGTGAGTTTGATCATCCCAATATTGCTTGATTTAAGAAGAATTTCCTCAGGTGTTGCTTCTTTGAGTGGGTGATCATCGCGGATGATGTGTCGTCCAACTTTATAGATTCCATTGTGGAGAAAGATCTTTTCATTGCTAGGAATGAGGTTTTTTTCAAGCAATGTCGCATAGATGACGGGTTTGATGATGCTTCCAGGCTCAAAGGAAAGTTCTGTTGCTGAAATATTCAAAGAAGAATAATCTTCCTTTTTGATCTCTGCAGGATTGAAGCGTTTGGAGGTTGCGAGTGTTAGAATTTCTCCTGTTTTTGAGTTCATGATCCCTACCAAGATTTCTTTTGCTTGGAGTTTGCTGTTGGCATCATCTAGGATGGTTTCAATTTTTTTTTGAAGATTGAGAGGGATGGTCAGAGTGATATCTAAACCATTTTGTTTGGCAATATAGTTAGAATTTTTGTTTTGAATGATATTAAATCCAATATCTCTTGCCCCATAAAGCAATCCATCTTGTTTTGCTTTAAGATAGTGATCGTTGAATTTTTCACTTCCTTTGACACCAGAAACTTTTGTGATTTTTTGATTGTGGATTTTTTGCGTGTATCCAAGAATGGGTTCCATAATATTTCCATAGGGATATTTGCGACGATATCCGCTTATTTCCACATCAATTCCCATCTTTTGAATCACGCGTCCATTTTCTTCATATTCTTG from Helicobacter kayseriensis encodes:
- a CDS encoding peptidoglycan D,D-transpeptidase FtsI family protein, whose product is MNSPSPYKIRILIVYFLSAILLIVILLFAFIFKITLGDKKAPNLTITKIDHSIRGKIYSNDGYTLATSEKLYKVSINPKSIDPNKKELFINLFSIYSGIPKQIIAHKLDSKRYVTLSYNIPTITAANLKLLNSKLDRYKVFQEYEENGRVIQKMGIDVEISGYRRKYPYGNIMEPILGYTQKIHNQKITKVSGVKGSEKFNDHYLKAKQDGLLYGARDIGFNIIQNKNSNYIAKQNGLDITLTIPLNLQKKIETILDDANSKLQAKEILVGIMNSKTGEILTLATSKRFNPAEIKKEDYSSLNISATELSFEPGSIIKPVIYATLLEKNLIPSNEKIFLHNGIYKVGRHIIRDDHPLKEATPEEILLKSSNIGMIKLTQNLNSKDFLESMRLYGFGEQTQINLPQEAKGVLPTIQKLKGSYKASVSYGYGFRATFIQLLRAYASFSNGGYLITPQIIAYVSQDHDRYKIKTPSSTQVISAQNAQKVQEILREIIKNGTGRRAMVENVDMGGKTGTARIFIDGQYTKRYNSSFFGFANDSKNSYTIGVVIFDPNVEEGYYGSKTAAPIFKEIVELLLREKYLFYTPNLRIQPQDSKES
- a CDS encoding class I SAM-dependent methyltransferase, with the protein product MQEDAIKWNEKHTQNPMPQTPSTLLELFMPKLLEKPSKKALDIACGNGRNSKFLAQNGFLCDSVDISEVALNMSKAIKGITTICADLDFFRPKPNTYDVVLNFYFLNRQLFDSIIASLKPQGIFLCETFIKEPNGENSSCIINEKILNHGELEEIFDGFHILHHQTSYITRREGQQAKIISFVAQKP